Proteins encoded by one window of Massilia sp. NR 4-1:
- a CDS encoding sulfate adenylyltransferase subunit 1: MNALNENLSERGLLRFITAGSVDDGKSTLIGRLLYDSKGIFADQLAAVSRAKHKRTVGDTIDLSLLTDGLEAEREQGITIDVAYRYFATPKRKFIIADTPGHEQYTRNMVTGASTADAVIILVDVSKVKLREDGGVDLLIQTKRHSTIAHLLQIEHVVVAVNKMDLVNYDQAIYQRIVKAYQEFAQTLGLKDVTTIPLSALTGDNVVDASDKMNWYKGPTLIELLESLSVYDESHNAPFRFPVQLVARHNGHEANDFRGYMGRIESGRVAVGDKLVVQPSGQSATVKDILTLEGSHQSATAGQSITLLLEEYLDVSRGDLLASSTQPATLLKQVSADVCWLSEDALDLRRKYWIKHGTKQTAAKIAKIDSILDINTQQRHDADALKLNDVARIALTVQQPLAADAYADIRATGAFILIDEVTHQTVAAGMIRLGE; this comes from the coding sequence ATGAACGCATTGAACGAGAACCTGTCCGAGCGTGGCCTGCTGCGCTTCATCACCGCCGGCTCGGTGGACGACGGCAAGAGCACCCTGATCGGCCGCCTGCTGTACGACAGCAAGGGCATCTTCGCCGACCAACTGGCCGCCGTCTCGCGCGCCAAGCATAAGCGCACCGTGGGCGACACCATCGACCTCTCGCTGCTGACCGATGGCCTGGAAGCGGAACGGGAACAGGGCATCACCATCGACGTGGCCTACCGCTACTTCGCCACGCCCAAGCGCAAATTCATCATCGCCGATACGCCGGGCCATGAGCAATACACGCGCAATATGGTGACGGGCGCTTCCACCGCCGATGCCGTCATCATCCTGGTCGACGTGTCGAAAGTGAAGCTGCGCGAGGATGGCGGCGTCGATCTGCTGATCCAGACCAAGCGCCATTCGACCATCGCCCATCTGCTGCAGATCGAGCATGTGGTGGTGGCGGTCAACAAGATGGACCTGGTGAACTACGACCAGGCGATTTACCAGCGCATCGTCAAGGCTTACCAGGAATTCGCCCAGACCCTGGGCCTGAAGGACGTGACCACCATCCCGCTGTCGGCCCTGACCGGCGACAATGTGGTCGATGCCAGCGACAAGATGAACTGGTACAAAGGCCCGACCCTGATCGAGCTGCTGGAATCGCTGTCGGTGTACGACGAGTCGCACAACGCGCCCTTCCGCTTCCCGGTGCAACTGGTGGCGCGCCACAACGGCCACGAAGCAAACGACTTCCGCGGCTATATGGGCCGCATCGAATCGGGCCGCGTGGCCGTTGGCGACAAGCTGGTGGTGCAGCCTTCGGGCCAGAGCGCAACCGTGAAAGACATCCTGACGCTGGAAGGCTCGCACCAATCAGCGACCGCCGGCCAGTCGATCACGCTGCTGCTGGAGGAATATCTGGACGTGTCGCGCGGCGATCTGCTGGCGTCGAGCACCCAGCCGGCCACGCTGCTGAAACAAGTCAGCGCCGACGTCTGCTGGCTGTCGGAGGATGCGCTGGACCTGCGCCGCAAATACTGGATCAAGCACGGCACCAAGCAGACAGCGGCCAAGATCGCCAAAATCGATTCTATCCTTGACATCAACACCCAGCAGCGGCACGATGCGGATGCCCTGAAACTCAACGATGTGGCGCGCATCGCGCTGACCGTGCAGCAGCCGCTGGCGGCCGACGCGTATGCCGACATCCGCGCCACCGGGGCCTTCATCCTGATCGATGAAGTGACGCACCAGACGGTCGCCGCCGGCATGATACGCCTCGGCGAATAA
- the cobA gene encoding uroporphyrinogen-III C-methyltransferase, with amino-acid sequence MPAFGKVYLIGAGPGAQDLITLRGARLLAEAEVVLYDALVMDEMLELCPQAVKISVGKRCGQRSAAQNFINKQLVDCAAKYGMVVRLKGGDPMLFGRADEELSALEAEGIEVEVVPGITTAVAAAAASKQPLTKRGVARSVAFFTSSTAPGHPEDVAIPSTDTLVQYMGGREAIATAQRLLDQGRRPDTPVVVIENVSRPDQRIGRITLADLAHGLDGAQGPVLVMLGEAMKTRVHQPGLGETPAAALSAARQA; translated from the coding sequence ATGCCAGCATTCGGGAAAGTGTATTTGATCGGCGCCGGTCCCGGCGCCCAGGATTTGATTACCCTGCGCGGTGCGCGCTTGCTGGCCGAAGCCGAAGTCGTTCTGTACGATGCGCTGGTGATGGACGAGATGCTGGAGCTGTGCCCGCAGGCGGTGAAGATCTCGGTCGGCAAGCGCTGCGGCCAGCGCTCGGCGGCGCAGAACTTCATCAACAAGCAGCTGGTCGATTGTGCCGCCAAATACGGCATGGTGGTGCGTCTGAAGGGCGGCGACCCCATGCTGTTCGGGCGCGCCGACGAGGAATTGAGCGCACTCGAAGCCGAGGGCATCGAAGTCGAAGTCGTCCCTGGCATCACCACGGCAGTGGCGGCAGCGGCAGCCAGCAAGCAGCCGCTGACCAAGCGCGGCGTGGCACGCAGCGTGGCCTTCTTCACCTCCAGTACCGCGCCAGGGCATCCTGAAGACGTCGCGATTCCGTCCACCGATACCCTGGTACAGTATATGGGTGGGCGCGAAGCCATTGCCACCGCCCAGCGCCTGCTGGACCAGGGCCGCCGGCCCGATACGCCGGTGGTGGTGATCGAAAACGTCAGCCGCCCCGACCAGCGCATCGGCCGCATCACCCTGGCCGACTTGGCACATGGACTGGACGGCGCCCAAGGGCCGGTGCTGGTCATGCTGGGCGAGGCCATGAAAACCCGCGTGCACCAGCCCGGCCTGGGCGAAACGCCAGCGGCCGCCCTGTCCGCGGCCCGTCAAGCCTGA
- a CDS encoding sirohydrochlorin chelatase, translated as MGQRALILFAHGARAASWAAPFESLRELTQARLPDADVSLAFLELMEPSLPAQVAALAAAGIEEVTVVPVFLGQGGHVLRDLPLMLDELRASYPALRIDAVGAVGEDPDVLRAMTDYCVGALGAASAAPKGGV; from the coding sequence ATGGGCCAGCGTGCACTGATCCTGTTTGCGCATGGGGCGCGCGCCGCCAGCTGGGCCGCGCCCTTTGAGAGCCTGCGCGAACTGACGCAGGCGCGCCTGCCCGACGCCGATGTGTCGCTGGCTTTCCTGGAATTGATGGAACCGAGCCTGCCCGCACAGGTGGCGGCGCTGGCCGCTGCTGGCATCGAAGAAGTGACGGTGGTGCCGGTGTTTCTGGGGCAGGGCGGCCATGTGCTGCGCGACCTGCCGCTGATGCTCGATGAACTGCGCGCCAGCTACCCGGCCCTGCGTATTGACGCCGTCGGCGCCGTCGGCGAAGACCCCGATGTGTTGCGCGCCATGACCGACTACTGCGTCGGCGCGCTGGGCGCCGCAAGCGCAGCGCCCAAAGGCGGGGTTTAA
- the lptG gene encoding LPS export ABC transporter permease LptG yields MSILQRYFAVSIVKAVAFVLLAFLGLQAFMDLSGELASVGKNGYDLQHAMLYTLLMLPSNVYKVMPVAALIGTIYTMAQFASTSEFTIMRASSMSTRMAGWMLFRIGIGLVIVTFIFGEVITPRTGPLAEKVRLTGRGATVSAEFRSGLWTKDVIKSDGMSGAVQGTRFFNVKEVLPDGQLVGVKLYEFDNSFRLRSITQAKTGTFQGDNVWRLFGVTENHFSNAVLAAGAEATRANHFGQESSAIAIQTHPTKDLVSEITPKILSVSASDPERMSANELRVYTRHLQENKQGTERFKIAFWKKLFDPLAIFVLMALALPFAYLHTRSGGVSLKIFIGIMIGVGYLLVNTLFSHLGMLSTWPAVVTAIMPSLIFLMLALGALWWVERH; encoded by the coding sequence ATGAGTATCCTGCAACGCTATTTCGCCGTTTCCATCGTCAAGGCCGTGGCCTTCGTGCTGCTGGCCTTCCTCGGCCTGCAGGCCTTCATGGACCTCAGCGGCGAGCTGGCCTCGGTCGGCAAGAACGGCTATGACCTGCAGCACGCCATGCTGTATACCCTGCTTATGTTGCCGAGCAATGTGTACAAGGTGATGCCGGTGGCGGCCCTGATCGGCACCATCTACACGATGGCGCAATTTGCCTCGACCTCGGAATTCACCATCATGCGCGCTTCCAGCATGTCGACCCGCATGGCGGGCTGGATGCTGTTCCGCATCGGTATCGGCCTGGTCATCGTCACCTTCATCTTCGGCGAAGTGATCACGCCGCGCACCGGGCCGCTGGCCGAGAAAGTGCGCCTGACGGGGCGCGGCGCCACGGTGTCGGCCGAATTCCGCTCCGGCCTGTGGACCAAGGACGTGATCAAGAGCGATGGCATGAGCGGCGCCGTGCAAGGCACGCGCTTCTTCAATGTGAAGGAGGTCTTGCCGGATGGGCAGCTGGTGGGCGTCAAGCTTTACGAATTCGATAACAGCTTCCGCCTGCGCTCGATCACCCAGGCCAAGACCGGCACCTTCCAGGGCGATAATGTATGGCGCCTGTTCGGCGTGACGGAAAACCATTTCAGCAACGCGGTGCTGGCGGCCGGCGCGGAAGCCACGCGCGCCAACCACTTCGGCCAGGAGAGCAGCGCCATCGCCATCCAGACCCACCCGACCAAGGATCTGGTATCGGAGATCACGCCCAAGATTCTGTCGGTGTCGGCTTCCGATCCGGAGCGCATGTCGGCCAATGAGCTGCGCGTGTATACCCGCCACCTGCAGGAGAACAAGCAGGGCACCGAGCGCTTCAAGATCGCCTTCTGGAAGAAGCTGTTCGACCCGCTGGCCATCTTCGTGCTGATGGCCCTGGCCCTGCCGTTCGCCTATCTGCACACGCGTAGCGGCGGCGTCAGCCTGAAGATTTTCATCGGCATCATGATCGGCGTCGGCTATCTGCTGGTGAATACCTTGTTCTCGCATCTGGGTATGCTGTCCACCTGGCCGGCCGTGGTCACAGCCATCATGCCAAGCCTGATCTTCCTGATGCTGGCGCTGGGCGCCCTGTGGTGGGTGGAGCGGCACTGA
- the lptF gene encoding LPS export ABC transporter permease LptF — protein sequence MIFQRALKRELASSAGATFTVLFSILVTWTLISILGKAAGGKVASTDVVALIAFAALNYLPTVLILTSFISVLMVVTRTYRDSEMVVWFASGQSLAKWIRPVLTFGLPLIILTGALSFFATPWAKQKSSEYIERFNKREDLQKVAPGQFKESSSSNRIFFVEAVAGKSAVVQNVFVNSVDARGTSVVVAKEGVISTTPDGSSYLVLKNGRRYQGTPGQADFQTMEFERYSMRVAQQSQEMDAPLEAAMTTKELLQNPTNATRGELLYRIGAPITCLILLLLAIPLGFVNPRAGSSTNLIIAVLIFFAYNNISKVLEASVKQGRLPFAVSWWPLHLAAALAVLALFAWRLNVNHRYHPLALMAALKRGGSKKAVSP from the coding sequence ATGATTTTCCAACGCGCCCTTAAACGCGAGCTGGCCAGTTCCGCAGGGGCTACTTTCACGGTGCTGTTTTCCATCCTCGTGACGTGGACCCTGATCTCCATTCTCGGCAAAGCCGCGGGCGGCAAGGTAGCATCGACCGATGTGGTCGCGCTCATCGCGTTCGCAGCCCTGAATTATCTGCCAACTGTCCTCATCCTCACCAGTTTTATTTCTGTGCTGATGGTCGTTACGCGCACTTATCGCGATTCCGAGATGGTGGTCTGGTTTGCGTCGGGCCAGAGTTTAGCAAAATGGATTCGTCCGGTGCTGACTTTCGGCCTGCCCCTGATTATATTGACCGGCGCCCTGAGTTTCTTTGCCACGCCCTGGGCCAAGCAAAAAAGCAGCGAATATATCGAGCGCTTTAACAAACGCGAGGATTTGCAAAAGGTCGCGCCCGGCCAATTCAAGGAATCCTCGTCCAGCAACCGCATTTTCTTCGTGGAGGCGGTGGCCGGCAAAAGCGCGGTGGTGCAGAATGTTTTCGTCAATTCGGTCGATGCGCGCGGCACGTCGGTGGTGGTGGCCAAGGAAGGCGTCATCAGCACCACGCCCGATGGTTCCAGCTATCTGGTGCTGAAAAACGGCCGCCGCTACCAGGGCACGCCGGGCCAGGCCGATTTCCAGACCATGGAATTCGAGCGCTACAGCATGCGCGTGGCGCAGCAGTCGCAGGAAATGGATGCGCCGCTGGAGGCGGCCATGACCACCAAAGAGTTGCTGCAAAACCCGACCAATGCCACGCGCGGCGAGCTGCTGTACCGCATCGGCGCGCCGATCACCTGCCTGATCCTGCTGCTGCTGGCGATTCCGCTGGGCTTCGTCAATCCGCGCGCGGGCAGTTCGACCAACCTGATTATCGCGGTGCTGATCTTCTTCGCCTATAACAATATCAGCAAGGTGCTGGAGGCCAGCGTCAAGCAAGGCCGCCTGCCGTTCGCCGTCTCCTGGTGGCCGCTGCACCTGGCCGCGGCGCTGGCCGTGCTGGCCTTGTTTGCCTGGCGCCTGAACGTGAACCACCGCTACCACCCGCTGGCCCTGATGGCCGCGCTCAAGCGCGGCGGCAGCAAGAAAGCCGTATCCCCATGA